A single Pyxicephalus adspersus chromosome 8, UCB_Pads_2.0, whole genome shotgun sequence DNA region contains:
- the SRGAP3 gene encoding SLIT-ROBO Rho GTPase-activating protein 3 (The sequence of the model RefSeq protein was modified relative to this genomic sequence to represent the inferred CDS: added 222 bases not found in genome assembly), with translation MSRFRKDKEIIADYEKQVKEIRSQLVEQFKCLEQQSESRLALLQDLQEFFRRKAEIELEYSRSLEKLAERFSSKIRTTREQHHFKKDQHLLSPVNCWYLVLAQTRRESKDHATLNDLFLNNVIVRLSHISEDVIRLFKKSKDIGLQMHEELAKVTNELYTVMKTYHMYHAESINAESKLKDAEKQEEKQFSKSADLGPNALRHEDRQQRRSAVRKIEKMKEKRQAKYSENKLKCTKARNEYLLNLAATNGCIGKYYIHDVSDLIDCCDLGFHASLARTFRTYLSAEYNLETSRHEGLDIIENAVDNLDARSDKHKIMDLYNQVFCPPVKFDFQPHMGDEVCQVSAQQPVQMELLVRYHQLQSRLTTLKIENEEVKKTLDATMQTLQDMLTVEDFDVSDAFQHCRSTESIKLAASETYMSKLNISKRRANQQETESFYFSKFKEYLNGSNLITKLQAKHDLLKQALGEGERADYGTTRPPTLPPKPQKMKKPRPPSLYSHMLFNGNMELFIKDSGQAIPLVVESCIRYINLYGLQQQGIFRVPGSQVEVNDIKNSFERGEDPLVEDHTERDINSVAGVLKLYFRGLENPLFPKERFQDLISTIRIENPTERVQHIRQILITLPRAVLVVMRYLLAFLNHLSQYSDENMMDPYNLAICFGPTLMPIPDGQDPVSCQAHVNEVIKSIIIHHESIFPSHRELEGPVYEKCMTVDVEYCDSPHSEPGAIEEGDHDNGTEPHTSDEEVEQIEAIAKFDYSGRTPRELSFKKGASLLLYHRASEDWWEGRHNGVDGLIPHQYIVVQDLDDAFSDSLSQKADSEASSGPLLDDKSSSKNDIQSPTEHLQEYNFAGVLGRVRLRSDGAAIPRRRSGGDNHSPPRPLGPCIDTPPRAAACPSSPHKLSLSRGRVDSPEKRRMATFGSAGSINFPERKGLNDALSLRSVTGGTRHSSLGDHKSLEAEALAEDIEKTMSTALNELRELERQNTAKQAPDVVLDTLEPMKNPTLGTPNSEPVSPLHTIMIRDPDAAMRRSNSSNTEMMTTFKPALSARLAGAQLRPPPVRPARPMVQHRSSSSSSSGMGSPALTPTEKIFPNNSSEKSGTM, from the exons AAATCCGCAGTCAGCTGGTGGAACAGTTCAAGTGCCTGGAGCAGCAGTCAGAGTCGCGGTTGGCTCTCCTCCAGGACCTGCAGGAGTTCTTCCGCAGGAAAGCCGAGATCGAATTGGAATACTCCCGGAGCCTGGAGAAACTGGCCGAGAGGTTCTCTTCCAAAATCCGCACCACCCGAGAGCAGCACCACTTTAA GAAGGATCAGCATCTCCTGTCCCCGGTAAACTGCTGGTATTTGGTTCTGGCCCAGACGCGACGGGAAAGTAAAGACCATGCCACCTTGAATGACCTCTTTCTCAACAATGTCATTGTTCGCCTGTCACACATCAGCGAAGATGTGATCCGTCTCTTCAAAAAG AGTAAAGATATTGGCTTGCAGATGCATGAAGAATTGGCGAAGGTCACAAATGAACTTTATACT GTGATGAAGACGTACCACATGTACCATGCGGAAAGCATCAATGCAGAGAGCAAGCTAAAGGATGCCGAAAAACAGGAGGAAAAACAGTTTAGCAAATCCGCAGACCTGGGACCCAACGCTCTGAGGCACGAGGACCGACAGCAGAGACGGAGCGCTGTGAGGAAGATTGAGAAGATGAAAGAAAAG CGCCAAGCCAAGTACTCAGAGAACAAACTGAAGTGCACCAAGGCCAGGAACGAGTATCTGCTCAACCTGGCGGCAACTAACGGCTGCATCGGCAAGTACTACATCCACGATGTGTCCGATCTCATAGAT GTGTGTCAGGTCAGTGCTCAGCAGCCAGTACAGATGGAACTGCTAGTACGATATCACCAGCTGCAGTCTCGTCTCACAACCCTGAAGATTGAAAATGAGGAG GTGAAGAAGACCTTAGATGCCACCATGCAGACCCTGCAGGACATGCTGACCGTTGAGGATTTTGATGTCTCTGATGCCTTCCAGCACTGCCGCTCCACCGAGTCCATCAAATTGGCCGCCTCCGAGACCTACATGAGCAAACTGAACATTTCCAAACGCCGAGCCAACCAGCAGGAGACAGAGAGCTTCTACTTTTCG aAATTTAAGGAATATCTGAATGGCAGTAATCTGATCACTAAGCTGCAGGCCAAGCACGACCTCCTGAAGCAGGCGCTGGGAGAAG GTGAGAGAGCGGACTACGGCACCACCAG GCCCCCGACTCTGCCCCCTAAGCCCCAGAAAATGAAGAAGCCCCGGCCTCCCTCTCTTTATAGCCATATGCTCTTTAACGGGAATATGGAGCTGTTCATCAAG GATTCTGGCCAGGCGATTCCATTGGTGGTTGAAAGCTGCATCCGATACATTAACTTATATG GTTTGCAGCAACAGGGAATATTCAGAGTCCCCGGATCTCAAGTTGAAGTCAATGACATCAAGAATTCATTTGAAAGAG GAGAAGATCCTCTGGTGGAGGACCACACCGAGAGGGACATCAACTCTGTGGCCGGGGTGCTCAAGCTGTACTTCCGAGGACTGGAAAATCCACTCTTTCCCAAGGAAAGGTTTCAAGACTTGATATCCACTATTA GGATAGAAAACCCCACGGAGAGGGTTCAGCACATCCGTCAGATCCTCATTACTTTACCCCGGGCCGTCCTGGTGGTCATGAGATATCTTTTGGCCTTCCTCAACCA TTTGTCCCAGTATAGTGATGAGAATATGATGGACCCATACAACCTGGCCATATGCTTCGGCCCCACTCTGATGCCTATCCCTGATGGACAAGATCCAGTGTCCTGTCAAGCGCACGTCAACGAGGTTATCAAAAGCATCATCATCCACCACGAATCCATCTTCCCCAGCCACCGGGAACTGGAAGGACCCGTCTACGAGAAGTGCATGACTGTGGATGTGGAGTACTG TGATAGTCCTCACAGTGAGCCAGGTGCTATAGAAGAAGGGGACCATGATAACGGGACTGAACCTCATACAAGTGATGAAG AGGTAGAACAGATTGAAGCCATCGCCAAGTTTGACTACTCCGGGCGCACACCGCGAGAATTGTCCTTTAAGAAAGGGGCGTCCTTGCTCCTTTACCACCGAGCGTCAGAGGACTGGTGGGAAGGTCGGCACAATGGGGTGGACGGTCTAATACCCCACCAGTATATCGTGGTCCAGGATCT TGACGATGCCTTCTCAGACAGCCTGAGCCAAAAAGCAGATAGTGAGGCAAGCAGCGGGCCCCTTCTGGATGATAAATCCTCATCTAAGAATGACATTCAGTCTCCTACAGAGCACCTACAGGAGTACAACTTTGCTGGTGTATTGGGCAG ggTTAGGCTACGTTCGGATGGAGCAGCCATACCTCGCCGGAGAAGTGGAGGTGACAACCACAGCCCTCCTCGGCCTCTCGGCCCTTGCATTGACACTCCTCCCCGTGCGGCAGCTTGTCCCAGCAGTCCACACAAATTGTCCCTAAGCCGTGGACGGGTGGACAGTCCCGAAAAGCGCAGGATGGCAACATTTGGAAGTGCTGGGAGTATCAATTTCCCGGAAAGGAAGGGATTGAATGATGCATTATCCCTGCGTTCTGTGACTGGAGGGACGAGGCACAGCAGCCTTGGAGACCACAAATCCCTGGAAGCAGAAGCCCTAGCTGAG GACATTGAGAAGACGATGAGCACAGCTTTGAATGAACTACGTGAGCTGGAACGGCAGAATACGGCTAAACAGGCACCAGATGTTGTACTGGACACTCTGGAACCCATGAAGAACCCCACCCTTGGAACCCCAAATTCTGAGCCGGTTAGCCCTTTGCACACCATCATGATACGGGACCCCGATGCCGCCATGCGGAGGAGCAACTCTTCCAATACTGAAATGATGACCACTTTCAAGCCAGCGTTGTCTGCACGGCTGGCTGGAGCCCAGCTCAGACCCCCGCCGGTAAGGCCGGCTCGGCCGATGGTTCAGCACCGATCTAGTAGCagcagcagttctggaatgggAAGTCCGGCTCTTACCCCAACGGAAAAAATCTTTCCCAACAATTCATCTGAGAAGTCGGGAACCATGTGA